A region from the Lolium perenne isolate Kyuss_39 chromosome 4, Kyuss_2.0, whole genome shotgun sequence genome encodes:
- the LOC127297506 gene encoding uncharacterized protein — MAGCFFLTKMSSLLNMSLLAVYSHGQWTGLDSDWYVHCLMWHVHGAHWPAALIGAAWHCTSLDGGDAASLLLVSTLDGELFLGPSWRPKHADAAPYLHQVQTAISTVCCKLCALYQESIDWI; from the exons ATGGCCGGTTGTTTTTTCCTCACCAAAATGTCAAGCTTGCTGAAT ATGTCTCTTCTTGCTGTATATAGTCACGGACAATGGACAG GTTTGGATTCTGACTGGTACGTCCACTGTCTGATGTGGCATGTGCATGGAGCACACTGGCCAGCTGCGCTGATTGGAGCAGCATGGCATTGCACCTCACTGGACGGTGGCGACGCAGCATCACTCTTGCTGGTGTCGACGCTGGATGGTGAACTCTTCCTTGGACCTAGCTGGCGGCCCAAGCATGCTGATGCTGCTCCCTATTTGCATCAA GTTCAGACTGCTATATCCACAGTATGCTGCAAGTTGTGCGCTCTCTACCAGGAGTCCATTGACTGGATTTGA
- the LOC127348191 gene encoding uncharacterized protein: MPRDKTGAGVAGRFGVERSPDMLANIHGRLSCLDRMSFASVFRESRDSFKPEAPWLVLPGETLESATVLSLADRRAPAERVPSPAMRGHALIGSSRGWLVTADERGRMSLVNPVTSEQRALPAITTIPCIEEWTGPSLFIFDLKPFVRGPPYARDEPYPHEKFTLRLHQMRNDLYRKVVLSDGGHGAAMLITGWLFGVAAFTTLEDAVWRLAPSRDGVEDAIHHDGRFYSVTYSGAVEVWEHDTDGGVFTSATVTPGPAGAGWTHPGLCRRYLVAAPGGRFMVVLKTDRYNRSRRTSSFKVHVLDGAQWKETGDIGDTALFVGANESLCMSTTVHPELKAGCVYFTEDHLGQASLWKDAPSYGDDGQRGLGVFCLKDGTMEKVEGQGWHRSWPPPAWFTPSIP; encoded by the coding sequence ATGCCACGCGACAAAACAGGCGCCGGCGTCGCCGGCCGCTTCGGTGTTGAGCGCTCGCCGGACATGCTGGCGAACATCCATGGCCGCCTGAGCTGCCTCGACCGCATGTCCTTTGCGTCGGTCTTCCGCGAGTCTCGCGACTCGTTCAAGCCGGAGGCGCCGTGGCTCGTCCTCCCCGGCGAGACACTGGAGTCGGCCACAGTCCTGTCCCTTGCCGATCGCCGCGCCCCCGCTGAGCGCGTCCCGAGCCCCGCGATGCGTGGCCATGCCTTGATCGGCTCGTCGCGCGGGTGGCTCGTCACCGCCGACGAGCGCGGCCGGATGAGTCTCGTCAACCCGGTCACCAGCGAGCAGCGCGCTCTCCCTGCCATCACCACCATCCCCTGCATCGAGGAGTGGACCGGGCCCTCCCTCTTCATCTTCGACCTAAAACCCTTTGTCAGAGGGCCCCCGTACGCTCGCGACGAGCCGTACCCGCACGAGAAGTTCACGCTGAGATTGCACCAGATGCGCAACGACCTCTACCGCAAGGTCGTCCTCTCGGACGGTGGCCATGGCGCCGCCATGCTGATCACGGGATGGCTTTTCGGCGTCGCGGCCTTCACGACTCTGGAGGACGCAGTGTGGAGGTTGGCGCCCTCGCGCGACGGCGTCGAGGACGCCATCCACCACGACGGCAGGTTCTACTCTGTCACGTACTCGGGCGCGGTTGAAGTGTGGGAGCACGACACAGACGGCGGTGTATTCACGAGCGCCACGGTCACGCCTGGTCCAGCCGGCGCCGGGTGGACCCACCCAGGGCTTTGCCGCAGGTACCTCGTGGCGGCGCCGGGAGGGCGGTTCATGGTGGTGCTCAAAACGGACAGGTACAACAGGAGCCGGCGGACGTCCTCGTTCAAGGTGCATGTCCTCGACGGAGCGCAGTGGAAGGAGACGGGCGACATCGGCGACACCGCTCTGTTCGTCGGGGCGAACGAATCTTTGTGCATGTCGACGACGGTGCACCCGGAGCTCAAGGCCGGCTGTGTTTACTTCACTGAAGACCATCTGGGTCAGGCATCATTGTGGAAGGACGCGCCCAGTTATGGCGATGACGGCCAGCGTGGCCTTGGGGTGTTCTGCCTCAAGGACGGCACAATGGAGAAAGTCGAGGGGCAAGGGTGGCACCGGAGCTGGCCACCGCCAGCGTGGTTCACGCCTTCCATCCCATGA